ATTTTTTGTCAAATTTTTTCTTAAAATTTATATTATTAATTAATTATCTATATAATGAAATTTCAATAATAATTTAATGTATTAAAACAATTAATATAGATGACATATTGACTTTGATTTTGGGAATACATATCATATGGAAAAATTTACTTGGGAGGTTATTATGAAAAAGCTGGTGTTTATTTTTTCAGTGTTTGTGTGGCTCATTGGTAGCTTTAGCATTGCATTTGCAAAAATTGGTATAGTTACACCTCATGAATTAACTTCGATGATGAAAACAGATAAAAATTTAGTAATTATCGATGCAAGGGATCATAGCTCATACATTGCATCCCACATACCAAAAGCCATCAATATATCTCCGACAGGCAGTTTATTTACTGGCTATGGGCCAAATCCTTTTGCTGTAGTTGATTCAAACCCACAATTGCAAAAAGTATTATCTCAAAAAGGTATCAAAAATGATTCAGATTGTGTGGTATATACAGGATCTTCTACTGCTTTTGGTGTTAAAGGTGGTAATCCTGCTTTTGCTCTAACCAGTGCAACACGCATAATGGCAGTACTATATTATGCTGGTGTTAAAAATGTTTATTACCTAAACGGTGGTTTTGACAAATGGGTAGACGAAAAATTACCTGTCCAAAAAGGTGACTATGCTTTAAAAACCAGCCATTTTGTTATTGTAAGAAATAATCCATTTGTATTTGCAAACGAAGATTTTATAAGATGGGCAGTTAAACACGAAAACGAAATTCAGTTTGTTGATTCCAGAATGTATCCAGAATATACAGGGCAGGTTAGTGATGAAAAGTTTGGTGTTTCAAAACTCGGTCATATTAAAGGTGCAAGAAATGTATTTGTTGGCGAATACATGGAAAAAGTTGACAATTATTATATAATTAAACCAAAAGCTCAAATTGAACAAATACTTCAAAAAGCTGGCATTGATCCAAATAAGCCCATGATCTCATATTGCCACATTGGTTATTGGGGAAGCGGTTTATGGTTTATTGCCAATGCTATTTTAGACAATAAACTTACATGGGATTATAATGGATCATTAGTTAAAGCTTCTATGGATAAAGACATTCCTTTTGTAAAAGGACCCAATCCTTACTAAGCTAACCTGGCAAGATAGCTTTTTAAGCTATCTTGCGCCTTTCTTTTAAAAATGGATTTTTATATTTTTTTAAATATAATAACTTAGAAAATTTGAGTAAGGGGGTTTTATGCAGTTTAGTATTGATGCAAGTATAATAAAAAAAATAATTCCAGGTGTATCCGGTGGTTTATCAAAAGATAAAAATTCAATATTGAGCAATTACCATGTTAGCATAAAAAACAAAACACTATCTTTAAGCTCTTCAAATAACATTGTTCAAATAAATATAACTTCTTCCATTGAAAGCGAAGGCAGCTGCGAATTTTTAGCAAAACCTGATTTATTTGAAAGATTAAAAGCATTAAATGGAGAGATATTTTTTGAATTAGAAGATAATTTGCTAACAATAAAAAACGGTTCTTACAAAACCACAGCAAAAATTTTCGACAGCAATGACTATCCTTTAGAAACAACTAAAGATTACAAAACTGTTACTACTTTTGATACAAATGATATTTTAGAACTGCTAAAAGCTCACATTGCAAGCAGCAAAGATGATGAACAAACAAGGGAGTTTACAGGTGTACTGGTCGAAATTGATCAGAACAAAGTAAATTTTGTCGCAACAAATCGCTCAAGGCTTTTTTGGATAAATAAAGAAATAGAAAACAAAACAAACTTTTATTGCATAATTGAAAAAGAAAGCATATTACAGCTTGGTCGCATTTTAAAACCTAACGATAAGGTTAAGATACTCTATAAGGAAAGTTCTGAAAATATAACCAAAATAGCTTTTCAAAGTAATAACGCAACGATAATTTCAAAAGTAATAAATGGACAATTTCCTCAATATCAAGCAGTTGTGTTGGAAGATGCTCAAAATGTATCGTGTATAGTATTGGATAGAGAATCTCTAAAAAGTTCACTTCAAAAAGTATTGGCTCTATCAAGCGATGAATTGGCTGTTGTTGAATTTGATATTAAAGAAAATACTGTAGTGTTAAATGTTACCAACAAAGAAGGCGAAGTTGCAACAGATATTGTAAATTTTTTGACCTGCGAAGATAAAGCGCACACTCAAATTGTCCTTAATATCAATGGTCGCTATACCATGGATTTCTTAAACAACGTACAATCTGATTCGATTTATTTTTACTACAAAGAAGCGATTAAACCTCTTGAATTAAAAGCAATTAGCGAAAGTAAAATAAATTACATATTTGTCATGACACCTGTAAGATAACTACAATTTATTTAGCCAGAAGCTAAAATCTCTTCCAGGAACAAAAATATCAAGGCCAACTGAAGCCTCATTAAGTAGATTTGTT
This window of the Desulfurella sp. genome carries:
- a CDS encoding sulfurtransferase encodes the protein MKKLVFIFSVFVWLIGSFSIAFAKIGIVTPHELTSMMKTDKNLVIIDARDHSSYIASHIPKAINISPTGSLFTGYGPNPFAVVDSNPQLQKVLSQKGIKNDSDCVVYTGSSTAFGVKGGNPAFALTSATRIMAVLYYAGVKNVYYLNGGFDKWVDEKLPVQKGDYALKTSHFVIVRNNPFVFANEDFIRWAVKHENEIQFVDSRMYPEYTGQVSDEKFGVSKLGHIKGARNVFVGEYMEKVDNYYIIKPKAQIEQILQKAGIDPNKPMISYCHIGYWGSGLWFIANAILDNKLTWDYNGSLVKASMDKDIPFVKGPNPY
- the dnaN gene encoding DNA polymerase III subunit beta translates to MQFSIDASIIKKIIPGVSGGLSKDKNSILSNYHVSIKNKTLSLSSSNNIVQINITSSIESEGSCEFLAKPDLFERLKALNGEIFFELEDNLLTIKNGSYKTTAKIFDSNDYPLETTKDYKTVTTFDTNDILELLKAHIASSKDDEQTREFTGVLVEIDQNKVNFVATNRSRLFWINKEIENKTNFYCIIEKESILQLGRILKPNDKVKILYKESSENITKIAFQSNNATIISKVINGQFPQYQAVVLEDAQNVSCIVLDRESLKSSLQKVLALSSDELAVVEFDIKENTVVLNVTNKEGEVATDIVNFLTCEDKAHTQIVLNINGRYTMDFLNNVQSDSIYFYYKEAIKPLELKAISESKINYIFVMTPVR